A DNA window from Castanea sativa cultivar Marrone di Chiusa Pesio chromosome 7, ASM4071231v1 contains the following coding sequences:
- the LOC142644569 gene encoding putative mitochondrial protein AtMg00310, with protein sequence MGCFKIPIGLCNDIEVLIRKFWWGERGNRRKIHWIKWDEMTKSKMVGGMGFRDLEMYNDSLLAQQAWRLLTNKDSLFYKIFKARFFPHCTIMEAKDSRSSSYAWKSILHGRNVILRGAKWRIGNGKTIQIYRHRWLPQKNHDMIMSPVVESMGEATVDVLIDTDTNNGTMPCWRASSPLRKLK encoded by the coding sequence ATGGGTTGCTTCAAAATTCCGATAGGACTATGTAATGACATTGAAGTGCTGATTAGAAAGTTTTGGTGGGGTGAAAGGGGAAATAGGCGAAAGATTCATTGGATCAAATgggatgaaatgacaaaatcaAAAATGGTGGGTGGAATGGGGTTCCGAGATTTGGAAATGTACAATGACTCACTTTTGGCACAACAGGCATGGCGACTTCTGACTAACAAAGACTCCTtgttctacaaaattttcaaagcaaGATTTTTCCCTCATTGTACCATCATGGAAGCGAAGGACTCAAGATCAAGCTCTTATGCATGGAAGAGTATCCTCCATGGCAGAAATGTAATACTAAGGGGGGCTAAATGGCGCATTGGCAACGGAAAAACAATCCAAATATACAGACACAGGTGGCTGCCTCAAAAGAACCACGATATGATTATGTCTCCGGTGGTGGAATCAATGGGGGAGGCAACAGTAGATGTCTTAATTGACACAGACACAAACAATGGAACAATGCCTTGTTGGAGGGCCTCTTCACCCCTCAGGAAGTTGAAATAA
- the LOC142644570 gene encoding uncharacterized protein LOC142644570: MRFMDFKKLLSWVIREQKNVELFAMMVWSVWTQRNQVRLNNPHSTLSQIASSARARLDEFIAAQPTANLPQCSPRVSWQPPPCDLYKINFDGATFEHVGKSGIGVIIRDSSGVAIASLSQLVPHAYQAVDMEAIVATRVLEFAREIGITDDILEGDSWLVHHALTSSEQSLSPFSLLVENVKLFSTRFRTLLYSHTKREGNKVAHGLVRHAIYVSDYVVWMEFVPPLSYVVFQADLANIIQ, translated from the coding sequence ATGAGGTTTATGGACTTCAAAAAGCTGCTCTCATGGGTGATACGGGAACAGAAGAATGTGGAGCTATTTGCAATGATGGTGTGGTCGGTCTGGACTCAGAGGAACCAAGTTCGACTCAATAATCCACACAGCACGCTGTCTCAAATTGCATCCTCGGCAAGGGCAAGATTGGACGAGTTTATTGCAGCTCAACCCACAGCAAATCTACCCCAGTGCAGCCCACGTGTCTCCTGGCAACCCCCTCCCTGTGATTTGTATAAAATCAACTTTGACGGTGCCACTTTCGAGCATGTAGGAAAGTCTGGTATAGGAGTTATAATTCGAGACTCATCAGGTGTGGCCATTGCTTCTCTGTCACAACTGGTTCCTCATGCTTACCAAGCAGTAGACATGGAGGCAATTGTAGCGACCAGAGTGCTGGAATTTGCAAGAGAGATTGGGATTACTGATGATATATTGGAAGGTGACTCATGGCTTGTCCATCATGCTTTAACAAGTAGTGAACAGTCCTTGTCTCCGTTCAGTCTGTTGGTGGAGAATGTTAAACTTTTTTCAACTAGATTTCGTACATTACTTTACTCTCATACAAAGAGAGAAGGTAACAAGGTAGCCCATGGATTAGTTAGACACGCAATTTATGTTTCAGATTATGTAGTGTGGATGGAGTTTGTTCCTCCACTTTCTTATGTTGTATTTCAAGCTGATTTAGCCaatattattcaataa